In one window of Thermodesulfobacteriota bacterium DNA:
- a CDS encoding glutamine amidotransferase family protein — translation MNHNYQKDISGCGLTGLISRKRRRVSGSHIVKSLCLMTDRGNGLGAGYAAYGIYPEFKDFYAFHIMYDEPSVRRTVEEVLKASYHIEKIEEIPTSPVKTIPISPLLVRYFVQPLKEKLVGDVLESDFVVSTVMRVNSEIEGAYIFSSGKNMGAFKGVGNPCDIAEFFRMEEYEGYIWTAHTRFPTNTPGWWGGAHPFTLLDWSIVHNGEISSYGINKRYLEMYGYKLTLLTDTEVAAYLLDLLIRRHGLSIPVACSALASPFWKNIDRMDEGEREALTALRLTYGSALLNGPFSILFGHSNGLVGINDRIKLRPLVAAIKDDITYMASEESAIRAICPAPEKVWAPRAGDPVIVDLEE, via the coding sequence GTGAACCATAACTACCAGAAGGACATATCGGGCTGCGGCCTCACAGGCCTCATAAGCAGGAAGAGGAGGAGGGTGAGCGGGAGCCACATAGTAAAATCGCTCTGCCTCATGACCGACAGGGGTAACGGCCTCGGCGCCGGATACGCCGCCTACGGCATATATCCGGAGTTCAAGGACTTCTACGCGTTCCACATAATGTACGACGAGCCTTCGGTCAGGCGGACCGTCGAGGAGGTCCTCAAGGCCAGCTACCATATCGAGAAGATCGAGGAGATACCGACGAGCCCTGTAAAGACCATACCCATAAGCCCGCTTCTCGTAAGGTACTTCGTCCAGCCGCTCAAGGAAAAGCTCGTGGGTGATGTGCTGGAATCGGACTTCGTGGTCTCAACGGTCATGAGGGTCAACTCCGAGATCGAGGGAGCCTACATATTCAGCTCCGGCAAGAACATGGGCGCATTCAAGGGCGTAGGAAACCCCTGCGACATCGCCGAGTTCTTCAGGATGGAGGAGTACGAGGGCTATATCTGGACCGCGCACACCAGGTTCCCGACGAATACGCCGGGCTGGTGGGGCGGCGCGCACCCGTTTACGCTCCTCGACTGGTCCATAGTGCATAACGGCGAGATATCGTCATACGGGATAAACAAGAGATACCTCGAGATGTACGGCTACAAGCTTACGCTCCTTACCGATACCGAGGTCGCGGCCTATCTCCTGGATCTCCTCATAAGGAGGCACGGGCTTTCGATACCCGTTGCCTGCTCGGCGCTCGCCTCGCCCTTCTGGAAGAACATAGACCGCATGGACGAGGGTGAGAGGGAAGCGCTTACGGCATTGAGGCTCACCTACGGGAGCGCGCTCCTTAACGGCCCCTTTTCGATACTCTTCGGGCACAGTAACGGGCTCGTCGGAATAAACGACAGGATAAAGCTCAGGCCGCTCGTGGCCGCCATAAAAGACGACATAACGTACATGGCCTCCGAGGAGTCGGCCATAAGGGCCATATGCCCAGCGCCCGAAAAGGTATGGGCTCCCAGGGCCGGAGACCCGGTCATAGTGGACCTCGAGGAATGA